The genomic region CTTCGGCGCTTGCCCTGCGGGCTGTTGTGATGAcgagaagacggcgcgcTCCATCGTGTAGCCGTCCGGGTATATGACCGGCTTTCCAAACATCGCGCCATGGTGGGTCGAGGTGTGCACCACAGTGCCGATACATGTAATATTcagcatctctctctctctctttctcacggcgcgcagccgcttctgTAGCGGAAAACTGCCGGCCGTGTACACTGGCGCTCGGTTCACTTTGTGTTCTGTGTCCTGGAAACGGCCCTGCACAAGCCGAGGGATGTGATGTcggcgtgtgggtgcgttGGTACGCGGATGTTTCAGCTTCTGTACGGCGTTCTATGgatgtatgtgtatgtgtgtgtgtgtgtgtgtgtgtgcaatgGTCAATCAGCGCGCCACGGGCTGGTCAACCAAGAGACCGAGGGCGAGTGCTGCTATGAGCGAGTTCAATCGCGTCTTCGTCACAGCGCTCGCCGCCTTGCACACCCTTGAGGCGTTCTGTTCTTTTTCTGCCTGGATGTGTgtgctcctccctctcttcgtgCGCAAgcgttgtgtgcgtggcgaTCGGGAAACAACCAAAATGAACGACGGCACCGCTGTGGGCCGTCGTGATGCGATGAGGAGCAGCGGAAGCACAAAGATTAAGCGAGCTGGAAGAGatgcggagagagaaaggacgtgtgcgcgtgcgtgtggaggaggaggaggaggaggagtgaaTCCCCAAGACAGCATCAACGTTAAACATGGCACGTTGCAGGGAGTCGCCGTTGGCGCGGAGCGACCTATGTGCGTGCATGGCACACCTACGCAGAGAtccccgcacacacacacacacacgcacgcacacacagacatacagGAGCGCCGCGTGAACGAAGGTCTAGCATGAGGAAGGTCCACATAGGTGCAGCCCGCATCCTTTCTGCGTGTCGCTTCGTTGTCTCACGCCTCCGTTGAACATGGCGCAAGCGCATCTGTGTCCTccatcctcctcttcttgGCAAACCTCAACAACAAGACAGGGAAGATCGAGGCATGTGCGTGCCTGAGTGCagccgcgtgcgtgtgcggtcTCCTGTAAGCGTAGGAGTACGGCGGCCCGCACAGCTCcccacgcgctgctgcgttcTCCCCTGTGTTGACATCTGTGCTGTGACCTTTTCGGTGGATGTTGTGTGGTGTTTGGACGCTTCAAAATGAAAAACCAAAAAGACAACGAAGAcaaagaaacagagagacCACCAGGGAGAGGACGACGCTGTGCGGCggacgagggagggggaaaggagggtcggtgggaaagagaggcgcgccagcacacacagaaggTGCGCGTGGCACgcagtcacacacacacataaacacacacacttgcTTGCATGCACGCCCATACATCGCGACACCCGGAACAACCACCTCTATCCACCACAATTCGGTCGAGGTATATGGATGcacgtatgtgcgtgtgtgtgtgtgtgtgtgtgtgtgctatGCAGTGGACGGCTCTCGAGCCGAGCACACCTCTCACCTTCTCTCCGTCAccgctccccctctttccttgtCTTCGCAGCAAATGACGGCAGCTGGCCAGCAGTCCTTCGAGGCTCACCCACAGAGTGAGGGGCAGGTGCaatgcgcgcgcacggcgctcGGCTCCCTGGTGTCCACATCGCCgccacacacgtgcgcgaaACACCCACGAAGGCGAGTGCTTGAtacgcgtgtgtgagggtTACGATTGCGCGAGTGACTGCGGACTTCAAGTGCTCGCGCCAGTCGCAATGCGTTGTGCCCTGTCCGTGCAGCATCGACAGATCAGCCGCACACGAGCAAGCAGCcaggcacatgcacatgcgcacgcgcatgcaaCCCCCAGACTCGCATGAGCTTACCGGTAGGACTTGGTGAAGCGCGTGCGGGCAGAGTGGCGACCCCACTTCTTCGgctcgcagcggcggggatCGGCGATGAGCAGGAACTTGTCGTACGCCAGGAACTTGTCCTTCAGCGcggccttctccacctcgttGTGGTACTTCTGAAAGAACGCAATAAGGCCCTTCGCGATCGCCTGGCGCGCGGCGTACGCCTGCGACACCTGACCGCCACCGTGCACCGCCACATCgatgcgcagccgcgagTAGTACTTGGATCCCACCACGGTGATGGCCTCCATGATCTTCGCGCGCAGCGTATCGGGCAGgatctgctgcagcggcacaccgTTCACCTTGATGTTGCACTGGGCAGCCTTGGTGACCGTGGCCACGGCGATTGCCGTCTTCTTCTTGCCGAAGGTCTGCACCTGCTTCAGCGCGTAGCTCTTGTCAGCGGGCATGATGGCCTGATGCTTTCACTCTAACCAGGGTGACTGTACGATGGATGCGCACACCCGAGAAGGAGTGAGCGAGGAACGAGCAGAGAATGTTGGTGGCGGCGgtttgtgtatgtgcgcgccCGCACGGGGAACGGATACGCAGGGGTAGAGATGGGGTGTTGCATAGGCGCATCGGCAACGAAAAGACGGCGATAGAacagagcgagcgagaggaagcgaacagaagagggaggaggtggggaggagaCGAGGATAACGCGATAGGCAAGGGAAGCGTCCGATGGGGGAAAGGGTGCCTCGCCCCAACGAGCACCCCTCTGCATCAGCCCCTTCCCCGACGCGTGCATCGAGTCATTGGCGTCAAATCCGAGAAAGAGCGTGGGCCAGAGAAGCAGGGTGAGGTCGAGGGCAAGGGCGTGTGGTGTAGAaggcgcagcgacggccGCAGAGATGCGAGCTAGGGCGAGTGCCTCGGAAGACTCCGTTACCGCCCGTCTCCCTCCGCCTGATGAGGTTTAAGCacctcagcagcagtggcggcttCCTCAACGCCTTGCCCCTccgtgcgcctctcctcGATACGATTACACCGAAGTGTTTGTACGACGCCTCTACGCACGTATGCCTGCACACAACTGGTATGTGAGAAACGCATCACCGTGCATCCGTATTCGCCATCCATCATTAGTCAGCCAACACCTCTTCGGGAAAGAGGACgagaacacacgcacacacacgcagagagagtgagagtCAGGTACAACAACTCGCAAGCGgtgtggggagggaagaggagaggagaggaggtgggtCCCCCCTCgtgcgcaaaaaaaaagcctTTTGTTTTTCCGTCCTCACAGCAACACCGCATGCACGCTCACATGCGCGGCAGTCGATCCCACGCCGCCCGCCCCGCACTCCGCATCGGCGTCTACCACGGGACCGACGCCGTTGTTCACTTTGCGCGTCCTTCCCCGCCTGCGACACGGTGAGCAGCTGACTGGGGCACGCAGAGGGAGCGAGGGACAAAAAGAAatggaggcgcacacaccgaGAGACAGGGaggtgtgcacgtgtgggtgggtgggtgcgccTTTCTCCGACTCGCCCATAGCAGTCCCCCTAAGACATCTTTCAGAGCGCATCGGCCCCGCCTgtgctccccctctctcccttcaaCGAAACAGGCGAGCCGACATCTCCTTCTGTCGCTCCTGCACcatcctctcctcttccttcgcctgctccaccgccttctGCTCCGCGGCGTCCAGGTCGGCCTGCAGCTGTACCATGTCCACCGCTCCCTCCGTGATGGTCATGGTCTGCAGATCAACCGCCAGGTCTCTCTTCGCAATGTGCTCGGCAGACGGCGGATCGTCTACAGGGTAGTGCGTCTGCAGGGCCAATTTCATCTCCATCATTGTCATGGGCCGGAGCAGGTCCCTCAACGGCACTGGCTC from Leishmania donovani BPK282A1 complete genome, chromosome 26 harbors:
- a CDS encoding 40S ribosomal protein S16, putative, coding for MPADKSYALKQVQTFGKKKTAIAVATVTKAAQCNIKVNGVPLQQILPDTLRAKIMEAITVVGSKYYSRLRIDVAVHGGGQVSQAYAARQAIAKGLIAFFQKYHNEVEKAALKDKFLAYDKFLLIADPRRCEPKKWGRHSARTRFTKSYR